One segment of Stappia sp. 28M-7 DNA contains the following:
- the betA gene encoding choline dehydrogenase: MQDATHIVVGSGSAGAALAYRLSEDPANKVLVLEAGGSDIGPFIQMPAALSYPMNMSRYDWGYQSEPEPHLGGRRLATPRGRVIGGSSSINGMVYVRGHARDFDTWEEMGARGWSHADVAPYFERMETSHGGEAGVRGTSGPLHVTRGTKWNPLYAAFVEAGRQAGYETTPDYNGLKQEGFGDMEMTVWRGRRWSTANAYLRPALKRPNIHLFTGVTVTRVLFEGARATGVEYRQGGRIERVSASAEVILAASSINSPKILMLSGIGDGAALSALGLPVLANRPGVGGNLQDHLELYIQQACTQPITLYKHWNLISKAIIGAQWLFTGTGLGASNHFEACAFIRSRAGIEYPDIQYHFLPFAVRYDGKAAAEGHGFQAHVGPMRSKSRGRVALTSPDPMADPSILFNYMSHPEDWEDFRAAIRLTREIFGQEAFAPYRGREIQPGAEVQSDAELDAFIREHAESAYHPCGTCRMGAPDDPMAVVDPQGRVIGVEGLRVADSSIFPQITNGNLNAPSIMAGEKIADQVMGREPLPRSNKEPWIHPNWRTAQR; encoded by the coding sequence ATGCAGGACGCGACACATATCGTCGTCGGCTCCGGCTCGGCCGGCGCCGCCCTCGCCTATCGCCTGTCGGAAGACCCGGCCAACAAGGTTCTGGTGCTGGAGGCCGGCGGATCGGATATCGGCCCCTTCATCCAGATGCCGGCTGCGCTCAGCTACCCGATGAACATGTCCCGCTACGACTGGGGCTATCAGAGCGAGCCGGAGCCGCATCTCGGCGGGCGCCGGCTCGCGACCCCGCGCGGACGCGTCATCGGCGGCTCCTCCTCGATCAACGGCATGGTCTATGTGCGCGGCCATGCGCGCGACTTCGACACCTGGGAGGAGATGGGCGCACGCGGCTGGTCCCATGCCGATGTCGCCCCCTATTTCGAGCGGATGGAGACGAGCCATGGCGGCGAGGCCGGCGTGCGCGGCACCTCCGGTCCGCTGCACGTCACCCGCGGCACCAAGTGGAATCCGCTCTATGCCGCCTTCGTAGAGGCCGGGCGTCAGGCCGGCTACGAGACGACGCCGGACTATAACGGGCTGAAGCAGGAAGGCTTCGGCGACATGGAGATGACCGTGTGGCGGGGCCGGCGCTGGTCCACCGCCAACGCGTATCTGCGTCCGGCGCTGAAGCGACCCAACATCCACCTGTTCACGGGCGTCACCGTCACCCGCGTGCTGTTCGAGGGCGCGCGCGCGACCGGCGTTGAATACCGGCAGGGCGGACGCATCGAACGGGTGAGCGCCTCGGCCGAGGTGATCCTTGCCGCCTCGTCCATCAACTCGCCGAAGATCCTGATGCTGTCCGGTATCGGCGACGGCGCCGCGCTCAGCGCGCTCGGCCTGCCGGTCCTTGCCAACCGTCCGGGCGTCGGCGGCAACCTGCAGGACCATCTGGAGCTCTATATCCAGCAGGCCTGCACCCAGCCGATCACCCTCTACAAGCACTGGAACCTGATCTCCAAGGCCATCATCGGGGCACAGTGGCTGTTCACCGGCACCGGGCTCGGCGCCTCCAACCATTTCGAGGCCTGCGCCTTCATCCGCTCGCGCGCCGGCATCGAGTATCCGGATATCCAGTACCACTTCCTGCCCTTCGCCGTGCGCTACGACGGCAAGGCGGCGGCGGAGGGGCACGGCTTCCAGGCGCATGTCGGGCCGATGCGCTCGAAGTCGCGCGGACGCGTGGCCCTGACCTCGCCCGACCCGATGGCCGATCCCTCGATCCTGTTCAACTACATGTCGCACCCCGAGGATTGGGAGGACTTCCGCGCCGCCATCCGCCTGACGCGGGAGATCTTCGGCCAGGAAGCCTTCGCGCCCTATCGCGGCCGCGAGATCCAGCCGGGCGCCGAGGTGCAGTCCGATGCCGAGCTCGATGCCTTCATCCGCGAGCACGCCGAGAGCGCCTACCACCCCTGCGGCACTTGCCGCATGGGCGCGCCCGACGATCCGATGGCGGTGGTCGACCCGCAAGGCCGGGTGATCGGCGTCGAGGGCTTGCGCGTTGCCGACAGCTCGATCTTCCCGCAGATCACCAACGGCAATCTCAACGCCCCCTCGATCATGGCCGGCGAGAAGATCGCCGACCAAGTCATGGGACGCGAGCCGCTGCCGCGCTCCAACAAGGAGCCTTGGATCCATCCGAACTGGCGGACAGCGCAGCGTTGA
- the betI gene encoding transcriptional regulator BetI, translating to MPRIGMETHRRKALIDATVATIHERGFGDATMAEIARRAGVSGGLAHHYFGSKAGLLNATMRFLLTDLSRETRERMAGAEGPRARISAMISASFAPTQFQPALISAWLAFYLQARTDAETRRLLRIYHRRLVSNLAHAFSALIPGERARHAAEGTAAMIDGLWLQRIFADGPPQPRSAIRRVEDYVERQLGTLPPAATDIAHKGNG from the coding sequence ATGCCGCGAATCGGAATGGAAACCCATCGCCGCAAGGCCTTGATCGACGCGACCGTCGCGACGATCCACGAGCGCGGCTTCGGCGATGCGACGATGGCGGAGATCGCGCGGCGTGCCGGTGTCTCGGGCGGGCTCGCGCATCACTATTTCGGCTCCAAGGCCGGGCTGCTCAACGCCACCATGCGATTCCTGCTCACCGACCTGTCGCGCGAGACGCGCGAGCGTATGGCCGGGGCGGAGGGTCCGCGCGCGCGCATCTCGGCGATGATCTCGGCCAGCTTCGCGCCGACCCAGTTCCAGCCGGCGCTGATCTCGGCCTGGCTCGCCTTCTACCTGCAGGCGCGCACCGACGCCGAGACGCGCCGCCTGCTGCGCATCTACCACCGGCGGCTCGTCTCCAACCTCGCCCATGCCTTTTCCGCGCTCATTCCCGGCGAGCGCGCCCGCCATGCGGCCGAGGGTACGGCGGCGATGATCGACGGGCTCTGGCTGCAGCGCATCTTCGCGGACGGCCCGCCGCAGCCGCGCAGCGCCATCCGCCGGGTCGAGGACTATGTCGAGCGGCAGCTCGGCACGCTCCCCCCGGCCGCCACGGACATCGCACACAAGGGGAACGGATAG
- a CDS encoding choline ABC transporter substrate-binding protein, with product MKTLALRFGAAALALGLAAPAAMAAEAEACKTVRFSDVGWTDITATTATASVVLGALGYEPDVKILSVPVTYASLKNKDIDVFLGNWMPTMEGDIKAYREDGSVETVRANLEGAKYTLAVPQYTYDKGLKSFADIAKFKDDLDGKIYGIEAGNDGNRLIIDMIEKDMFGLKDFDIVESSEAGMLSQVSRAVPRKQDVVFLGWEPHPMNANIDMAYLEGGDEVFGPNLGGATIYTNVRAGYVEECPNVGKFLQNLEFSLQMENEIMGAILNDGTEPNAAATAWLKANPGVADAWLEGVTTFDGGDAKAALKGALGL from the coding sequence ATGAAAACCCTTGCCCTGCGCTTCGGCGCCGCAGCCCTTGCCCTGGGCCTTGCCGCCCCCGCCGCCATGGCGGCGGAAGCCGAAGCCTGCAAGACCGTCCGCTTCTCCGATGTCGGCTGGACCGATATCACCGCCACCACCGCCACTGCCTCGGTCGTGCTGGGCGCGCTCGGCTACGAGCCCGACGTTAAGATCCTCTCGGTGCCGGTCACCTATGCCTCGCTGAAGAACAAGGACATCGACGTCTTCCTCGGCAACTGGATGCCGACCATGGAGGGCGACATCAAGGCCTATCGCGAGGACGGTTCGGTGGAGACCGTGCGCGCCAATCTGGAAGGCGCCAAGTACACGCTCGCCGTGCCGCAATACACCTATGACAAGGGCCTGAAGTCCTTCGCCGACATCGCCAAGTTCAAGGACGATCTCGACGGCAAGATCTACGGCATCGAGGCCGGCAACGACGGCAACCGCCTGATCATCGACATGATCGAGAAGGACATGTTCGGCCTGAAGGACTTCGACATCGTCGAGAGCTCGGAAGCCGGCATGCTGTCGCAGGTCTCGCGCGCGGTGCCGCGCAAGCAGGACGTGGTCTTCCTGGGCTGGGAGCCGCATCCGATGAACGCCAATATCGACATGGCCTATCTTGAGGGCGGCGACGAGGTGTTCGGCCCCAATCTCGGCGGTGCGACGATCTACACCAACGTGCGCGCCGGCTATGTGGAAGAGTGCCCGAATGTCGGCAAGTTCCTCCAGAACCTGGAGTTCTCGCTCCAGATGGAGAACGAGATCATGGGCGCGATCCTCAATGACGGCACCGAGCCGAACGCGGCCGCGACCGCCTGGCTGAAGGCCAACCCGGGCGTTGCCGATGCCTGGCTCGAGGGTGTGACCACCTTCGACGGCGGCGATGCCAAGGCGGCCCTGAAGGGCGCCCTCGGCCTCTGA
- the choW gene encoding choline ABC transporter permease subunit yields the protein MDWLTQHKIPIGSWAKALVDWLTANAYWVFDGISAVLETLIDGILWLLQAPGPVAVVIAATVLAYVVQRRVSFALFVAASLLLIINQGYWTQTTETLSLVIAASAVCMAIGVPLGVAAAHRPKLYAAMRPVLDLMQTIPTFVYLIPALILFGLGMVPGLIATVIFAIPAPIRLTQLGVSSTPRQLIEAGEAFGATGWQLLWKVELPYALPQIMAGLTQTIMLSLSMVVIAALVGADGLGVPTLRALNTVNIAQGFEVGIAIVLVAIVLDRFFRNRNEGEGSR from the coding sequence GTGGACTGGCTCACCCAACACAAGATTCCCATCGGCTCCTGGGCCAAGGCCCTGGTCGACTGGCTCACCGCCAACGCCTATTGGGTGTTCGACGGCATCTCGGCGGTGCTCGAGACCCTGATCGACGGCATCTTATGGCTCCTGCAGGCCCCCGGCCCGGTCGCGGTCGTGATCGCCGCAACGGTGCTGGCCTATGTCGTGCAGCGGCGCGTCTCCTTCGCGCTGTTCGTCGCGGCGAGCCTGCTGCTGATCATCAACCAGGGCTACTGGACGCAGACGACCGAAACCCTGTCGCTGGTCATCGCCGCCTCCGCCGTGTGCATGGCGATCGGCGTGCCGCTCGGCGTTGCCGCCGCGCACCGGCCCAAGCTCTATGCCGCGATGCGCCCCGTCCTCGACCTGATGCAGACAATCCCGACCTTCGTCTATCTGATCCCGGCGCTGATCCTCTTCGGTCTCGGCATGGTGCCGGGCCTCATCGCCACGGTGATCTTTGCCATTCCTGCGCCCATCCGCCTGACCCAGCTCGGCGTTTCCTCCACCCCGCGCCAGCTGATCGAGGCGGGCGAGGCCTTCGGCGCCACCGGCTGGCAGCTGTTGTGGAAGGTGGAGCTGCCTTACGCGCTGCCGCAGATCATGGCCGGCCTGACCCAGACCATCATGCTGTCGCTGTCGATGGTGGTGATCGCCGCGCTCGTCGGCGCCGACGGGCTCGGCGTGCCGACCTTGCGCGCGCTCAACACCGTCAACATCGCGCAGGGCTTCGAGGTCGGCATCGCCATCGTGCTGGTGGCGATCGTGCTCGACCGCTTCTTCCGCAACCGCAACGAAGGGGAGGGCAGCCGATGA
- the choV gene encoding choline ABC transporter ATP-binding protein: MTAAVSFRNVDIVFGKRPETALPLIDAGRSRAEIQTETGQILGVAGASFDIEEGELIVLMGLSGSGKSTLLRAVNGLNQITRGEVLVHNGEGSVNPSACAPQELRALRRGRIAMVFQQFALLPWRTVRENVGFGLELAGLPTRERRRKVDEQLELVGLAQWGDKYVHELSGGMQQRVGLARAFATDAPILLMDEPFSALDPLIRGHLQDELLALQDKLNKTIVFVSHDLDEAAKIGNRIAIMEGGRVIQLGTPQQIVRKPASDYVAEFVAHMNPLGVLRARDIMRPLGEGEASGLDGAPRCAPKTPVREVIALKRSAEAPVLVCDGDTPLGLVGEGEILDCLR; the protein is encoded by the coding sequence ATGACCGCCGCCGTTTCGTTCCGCAATGTCGACATCGTCTTCGGCAAGCGCCCCGAGACGGCGCTGCCGCTGATCGATGCCGGCCGCAGCCGCGCCGAGATCCAGACGGAGACCGGCCAGATCCTCGGCGTGGCCGGCGCCAGCTTCGACATCGAGGAGGGCGAGCTGATCGTGCTGATGGGCCTGTCGGGCTCCGGCAAGTCGACGCTGCTGCGCGCCGTCAACGGGCTGAACCAGATCACCCGGGGCGAGGTTCTGGTGCACAATGGCGAGGGCTCGGTGAACCCGTCCGCCTGCGCGCCGCAGGAGCTGCGCGCGCTGCGCCGCGGCCGCATCGCCATGGTGTTCCAGCAATTCGCGCTGCTGCCCTGGCGCACGGTGCGCGAAAATGTCGGCTTCGGGCTGGAGCTGGCCGGATTGCCGACGCGCGAGCGCCGGCGGAAGGTCGACGAGCAGCTGGAGCTGGTCGGCCTTGCCCAGTGGGGCGACAAGTATGTGCACGAGCTGTCCGGCGGCATGCAGCAGCGTGTCGGGCTGGCCCGCGCCTTTGCCACCGACGCGCCAATCCTCTTGATGGACGAGCCGTTCTCAGCGCTCGATCCGCTGATCCGCGGCCATTTGCAGGACGAGCTGCTGGCGCTGCAGGACAAGCTCAACAAGACCATCGTCTTCGTCAGCCACGATCTCGACGAGGCGGCCAAGATCGGCAACCGCATCGCCATCATGGAGGGCGGGCGGGTGATCCAGCTCGGCACGCCGCAGCAGATCGTGCGCAAGCCGGCGAGCGACTATGTGGCGGAGTTCGTGGCGCACATGAACCCGCTCGGGGTGCTGCGCGCCCGCGACATCATGCGTCCGCTGGGCGAGGGCGAGGCGAGCGGGCTGGACGGCGCGCCGCGCTGCGCGCCGAAGACGCCGGTGCGCGAGGTGATCGCCCTGAAGCGCTCCGCCGAGGCGCCGGTGCTGGTCTGCGACGGCGACACCCCGCTGGGGCTGGTCGGCGAGGGCGAGATCCTCGATTGCCTGCGCTAG